One window of the Labilibaculum sp. genome contains the following:
- a CDS encoding LysR substrate-binding domain-containing protein produces MDYRDEVFIAVAENLNFSKAAEELFISQPAVTKHIKELESKLNTALFERKGNKVYLTKSGKLMYSSLKQIKQQYRDLEYELGRLNEAFNGSLRIGASSTISQYLIPSVIASFHKRYPRIKFDLFNGNSFEMEQKLLDNEIDLALVENETSNSNINYMDFLDDEIIAVTGTQSVYAKRKNIKLSDIQEIPLVLREKGSGTLQVIQKTLAKQNINFEKLNILIHLGSTEAIKNFLCDFDGIALISEKSITKEIQLKSLCKLNVSELHIHRKLRLATRQGPELKIPGLFIDFLLHYNF; encoded by the coding sequence ATGGATTATCGGGACGAAGTATTTATTGCTGTGGCAGAAAACCTAAATTTCTCGAAAGCCGCCGAAGAACTATTCATTAGCCAACCTGCAGTCACCAAACACATTAAAGAACTTGAAAGCAAATTAAACACAGCTCTTTTCGAACGAAAAGGAAACAAAGTATATTTAACCAAGTCCGGCAAATTGATGTACAGCAGTCTTAAACAGATCAAACAACAATACCGCGATTTGGAATATGAATTAGGCAGATTAAATGAAGCTTTTAATGGTTCTTTACGGATTGGTGCCAGTTCCACAATTTCTCAATACCTTATTCCATCGGTAATTGCATCCTTTCACAAACGGTATCCCCGGATTAAATTCGATTTATTCAACGGCAACTCTTTTGAAATGGAGCAAAAACTGCTCGATAATGAAATAGATTTGGCTCTGGTCGAAAATGAAACGTCTAATTCCAACATCAATTACATGGATTTTCTGGATGATGAAATTATCGCTGTTACAGGAACGCAAAGTGTATATGCAAAACGCAAAAACATTAAACTAAGCGACATTCAGGAAATACCATTGGTATTGCGTGAAAAAGGTTCCGGAACGTTACAGGTAATTCAAAAAACACTTGCAAAACAAAATATCAATTTCGAAAAATTAAATATCTTAATCCATTTGGGAAGTACCGAAGCAATTAAAAATTTTCTTTGTGATTTTGATGGTATTGCTCTGATATCTGAAAAGTCTATTACGAAGGAAATACAGTTGAAAAGTCTTTGCAAACTAAATGTAAGTGAACTGCATATTCATCGAAAACTAAGACTGGCAACGCGTCAGGGCCCTGAATTAAAAATCCCCGGCTTATTTATTGACTTTCTTCTTCACTATAACTTTTAG
- a CDS encoding putative sulfate exporter family transporter — MQLSSKKTSYFFFIGIALCFMPGFSPAIALITGLFFSMFGIKTAQFTKYTSSVLQASIVLMGFGMNLSMVIEASKSGFGFTAMSVIATISIGLLLGKLLKVEKATTILIAAGTAICGGSAIAAIAPVINAKNKQVLFAMAVVFVLNSLALMLFPIIGHYFEMSQETFGFWSAIAIHDTSSVVGASAAYGEKALEIATTVKLTRALWIIPVSIVFAIFNKNTESGKIKIPWFIGVFVLAIILAHLLPQWQDVFAQLNLLGKKGMIIALLFIGSNISVSEIKETGSNTFILGIVLWVIIGGTSLYFLQF; from the coding sequence ATGCAGCTATCATCAAAAAAAACAAGTTATTTCTTCTTCATTGGTATTGCGCTCTGCTTTATGCCCGGTTTTTCACCAGCTATTGCATTAATAACCGGACTCTTCTTTTCTATGTTTGGTATTAAAACTGCCCAATTTACCAAATACACATCTTCGGTTTTACAGGCATCCATTGTACTAATGGGTTTTGGTATGAATCTAAGCATGGTTATAGAAGCTTCAAAATCTGGTTTTGGTTTCACGGCCATGTCGGTAATTGCAACCATCAGTATTGGTTTGCTGCTGGGTAAACTTTTAAAGGTTGAAAAAGCAACCACCATATTAATTGCTGCAGGTACAGCCATTTGCGGCGGCAGTGCCATTGCAGCAATAGCGCCGGTAATTAATGCTAAGAACAAGCAGGTTTTGTTTGCGATGGCTGTTGTGTTTGTGCTTAATTCTCTCGCACTGATGCTGTTTCCTATTATCGGTCATTATTTTGAAATGAGTCAGGAGACATTTGGCTTTTGGTCTGCCATTGCCATTCACGATACCAGCTCAGTAGTAGGTGCATCAGCGGCATATGGAGAAAAGGCATTGGAAATTGCCACTACTGTTAAACTAACTCGTGCACTTTGGATCATTCCAGTCTCAATTGTATTTGCAATTTTCAATAAAAACACTGAATCAGGAAAAATAAAAATACCATGGTTCATTGGTGTGTTTGTATTGGCCATTATACTTGCTCACCTGCTTCCACAATGGCAGGATGTCTTTGCTCAACTAAACCTGTTAGGCAAAAAAGGAATGATTATCGCTTTGCTGTTTATCGGTTCAAATATTTCAGTTTCTGAAATTAAGGAAACAGGTAGTAATACTTTTATATTGGGAATTGTTCTTTGGGTAATAATCGGTGGAACATCACTTTATTTCCTGCAGTTTTAG
- a CDS encoding Gfo/Idh/MocA family oxidoreductase, which translates to MTNKDIQTNPIRWGILGCGDVTEVKSGPAYQKTRGFEINAVMRRDANKAKDYAQRHNIDKHYANADELINDQEIDAIYIATPPDSHKYYALKIASAGKICCIEKPLAPSHKDCLEICDAFQAKNLPLFAAYYRRSLPRFQQIKTWLENDSIGKIRHVNWHLSKPANEMDLSGKYNWRTDPKIAAGGYFDDLASHGIDLFIHLLGNIKTVAGLSTNQQGLYDAKDAVSACWLHESGITGTGSWNFGCSQREDRVEIFGSSGKIEFSVFDDAPLLLKNENSTKELFIENPENIQLYHVQNMREHLLGNIQHPSTGETAAHTSWVMDKILGNLEAL; encoded by the coding sequence ATGACCAATAAAGACATACAGACAAACCCTATTCGCTGGGGAATATTAGGATGTGGAGATGTAACTGAAGTTAAAAGCGGGCCGGCTTATCAAAAAACAAGAGGATTCGAAATTAATGCTGTTATGCGCCGTGATGCAAACAAAGCTAAAGATTACGCCCAAAGACATAACATTGACAAACACTATGCTAATGCAGACGAACTAATTAATGATCAGGAAATTGACGCAATTTATATTGCAACCCCACCCGATTCGCACAAATATTATGCACTTAAAATTGCCTCTGCAGGAAAAATCTGCTGCATTGAAAAACCATTGGCGCCGAGCCATAAAGACTGTCTTGAAATCTGTGATGCTTTTCAAGCCAAAAATCTGCCTCTATTTGCAGCCTACTACCGCCGTTCCCTGCCTCGTTTCCAGCAAATTAAAACATGGCTTGAAAACGATTCAATCGGTAAAATAAGGCATGTAAACTGGCATTTAAGCAAACCGGCAAACGAAATGGATCTGTCTGGTAAATACAATTGGCGAACCGATCCGAAAATAGCGGCAGGTGGCTACTTCGACGATTTAGCCAGCCATGGAATCGACTTATTTATTCATTTGCTGGGGAATATAAAAACAGTAGCTGGCCTCAGCACAAACCAGCAAGGCCTTTATGATGCGAAAGATGCGGTTAGTGCTTGCTGGTTGCATGAAAGTGGCATTACCGGAACAGGAAGCTGGAATTTTGGCTGCAGCCAAAGAGAAGATCGAGTGGAAATATTTGGCAGTAGCGGTAAAATTGAATTTTCGGTATTCGATGATGCCCCACTCTTGCTAAAAAATGAAAATAGTACGAAAGAACTATTCATTGAAAATCCAGAAAACATACAGCTTTACCATGTTCAAAACATGAGGGAGCATTTGTTGGGCAACATTCAGCATCCATCTACCGGAGAAACTGCAGCCCACACCAGTTGGGTTATGGATAAAATACTTGGAAATTTGGAAGCCTTATAA
- a CDS encoding CusA/CzcA family heavy metal efflux RND transporter: protein MLEKIINFSIRNKLIVILFTLSIALFGLYAIFKIPIGAVPDITNNQVQVITTSGNLSTQEIEQFITAPVELEMANLPGVEEIRSISKFGLSVVTIVFNDDIGTYLPRQLIAEKIKSASANIPEGFGSPEMGPITTGLGEIYQYILDVKPGFEDRYSAMDLRTVQDWIVRRQLSGISGVVEVNSWGGFLKQYEVAIDPTRLRYMDLNLMEVFEALQNNNSISGGAYIEKTNQSYFIRGDGQVKSIQDIENILIKNNQGIPIVVKDIANVHFGYANRFGAITANGQGEKVLGQIMMLKNANSKLVIKEVKERVAEIQKNLPEGVFINPILERSELIEKTTTTVVENLILGCLIVMLIVVVLLGNIRSALVIASMIPLALLFTLSMMYIFGIDANLMSLGALDFGIIIDGAVIIVEYIAIRINAKTDEFNQSDKEEQKTLIDKITFTGASKMMNSAIFGQIIILIVFIPILSLQGVEGKMFRPMALSFSFAIIGAMILGFTWLPVASSLFLKPEKKGKWNLADKIMNLTYRSYTPAMKWSCGHKRIVLGASLTALVFTGVLFSKMGGEFVPTLDEGDFVIQPVLKTGTSLSKTVEICTQMENILIDSFPEVDQIVCRIGAAEVPTDPMSMEEVDMIIKLKPRQEWTSAKSKEKLADLFKKALSIIPGVEYEFTQPIEMRFNELITGVRADIAIKIFGEDLTYLNNKAGEIKKLIEDVPGAADIIMEKTEGLPQMSVVYKRNKIAHYGLDMQTLNSYLAMAFGGESSGSVFEGEKRFDLVVRLQKESRVKIENIQQLMIPLPNGNQIPMNELADISFSEGPAKISRENTHRMMSVSVNVRNRDLQSVVNDIRSRIEGTIKLEPGNYIVYGGQFENLQNAGKRLLFAVPLALLLIFIFLHFAFGSFRDAFMIFTAVPLSTVGGVLFLWIRGMPFSVSAGIGFIALFGIAVLNGIVLIEHLKDLQEKGMTNMRELILTGTKDRLRPVMLTAAAAAMGFLPMAISTGAGAEVQRPLATVVIGGLITSTMLTMIALPLLFEIFYNVIGIKFRPLRFIRSKSAITGILIAFLSLSAAGQTKDQNLENAIQIAVDNNKQLQAFALSVKQSEALKATAFTIDKTLFYYEYDQNNIAENGHPLKIFGVEQTFSFPSVYTSQLKVIKRNISIAKISYDRKKQITAKEVSQAYFHILYLKNKQNIFLRIDSLYSNFRKNAELRFEKGDISQMDLLNAKAKQQQIAMDIQQLKHDLDIADQKLNAILQQNSTFTVPMQDLKRIPLENNLIESGSDIQIMKLQGEQEYALLGLEKNKLLPDISLGYYRGNNNYSAAQTYEGFQIGLAIPLFFGEQKARIKANKIAIDINQNLQNDFLIGRKSKQEELRIQLMKYEESLQNYEDSGQKLSTEIIRMAEKSYQMGEMNFFQFVASIENALSLTLNYLDNLSQYNYLALEANYLSK, encoded by the coding sequence ATGTTAGAAAAGATTATCAATTTCAGCATCCGAAACAAGCTCATTGTAATACTCTTCACCCTATCCATTGCTCTATTTGGTTTGTATGCCATATTTAAAATCCCGATTGGTGCTGTTCCCGATATTACCAACAATCAGGTTCAGGTAATTACGACTTCCGGAAATCTTTCCACTCAGGAAATCGAGCAATTCATTACAGCTCCTGTTGAGTTGGAAATGGCAAATCTTCCCGGAGTGGAAGAAATCAGGTCCATTTCGAAATTTGGTTTGTCGGTGGTCACTATTGTATTTAATGATGATATCGGCACCTACCTTCCCCGCCAACTAATTGCTGAAAAAATCAAATCAGCTTCAGCAAATATACCCGAAGGTTTTGGTTCACCTGAGATGGGCCCGATTACCACTGGATTGGGTGAGATTTACCAATACATTCTGGATGTAAAACCAGGATTTGAAGACCGGTACTCTGCAATGGATTTACGAACCGTTCAGGATTGGATCGTAAGAAGACAATTATCCGGAATATCCGGTGTGGTTGAAGTAAACAGCTGGGGAGGCTTTCTAAAACAATACGAAGTAGCCATCGATCCAACCCGATTGAGATACATGGATCTAAACCTGATGGAGGTTTTTGAAGCCTTACAAAACAACAACAGCATTTCCGGCGGTGCATACATCGAAAAAACAAATCAATCCTACTTTATCCGGGGCGACGGGCAGGTAAAGTCCATTCAGGATATTGAAAATATCCTTATTAAAAATAACCAAGGCATTCCAATTGTAGTTAAAGACATTGCCAACGTTCATTTTGGTTATGCCAATCGATTTGGAGCGATTACAGCAAACGGTCAGGGGGAAAAAGTTCTGGGCCAGATTATGATGCTGAAGAATGCCAACTCGAAACTGGTGATCAAAGAAGTAAAAGAAAGAGTTGCTGAAATACAGAAAAATTTACCCGAAGGTGTTTTCATTAATCCAATATTGGAACGAAGTGAATTAATAGAAAAAACAACGACTACAGTTGTTGAAAATTTAATTTTGGGTTGCCTGATTGTAATGCTGATAGTTGTTGTTTTGCTTGGTAATATTAGATCTGCATTAGTTATTGCTTCCATGATTCCTTTGGCACTTCTCTTCACCCTCTCGATGATGTACATTTTTGGCATTGATGCCAATTTAATGAGTTTGGGAGCTCTCGATTTTGGAATTATAATTGACGGAGCCGTTATCATAGTGGAATACATTGCCATTCGAATCAATGCAAAAACAGATGAATTTAATCAATCAGACAAAGAAGAGCAAAAAACGCTTATCGACAAGATCACCTTTACGGGAGCATCTAAAATGATGAACTCGGCCATTTTTGGACAAATCATTATTCTGATCGTTTTTATCCCGATTCTGTCATTGCAGGGTGTAGAAGGCAAAATGTTTAGACCAATGGCTCTTTCGTTTAGTTTTGCAATAATCGGCGCAATGATTTTAGGTTTTACATGGCTTCCCGTTGCCTCTTCCCTTTTCTTAAAGCCCGAAAAGAAAGGCAAATGGAATTTGGCAGATAAAATCATGAATTTAACCTATCGATCGTATACTCCTGCGATGAAATGGTCTTGCGGTCACAAAAGGATTGTTTTGGGTGCATCACTAACCGCCCTTGTTTTTACAGGGGTTTTATTTTCGAAAATGGGCGGTGAATTTGTACCCACTCTGGACGAAGGTGATTTTGTGATTCAACCTGTTCTAAAAACCGGAACTTCTTTATCCAAAACCGTTGAAATATGCACCCAAATGGAAAATATTCTAATCGACAGTTTTCCGGAAGTAGATCAAATTGTTTGTCGTATTGGAGCCGCCGAAGTTCCTACAGATCCCATGTCGATGGAAGAAGTAGATATGATAATTAAATTGAAACCCCGACAAGAATGGACATCTGCTAAGAGCAAAGAAAAACTTGCTGACTTGTTTAAAAAGGCTCTTTCAATAATTCCCGGCGTTGAATATGAATTTACACAGCCAATAGAAATGCGTTTTAATGAGTTAATCACCGGCGTTCGTGCCGATATTGCGATTAAAATATTCGGTGAAGATTTGACTTATTTAAATAATAAAGCCGGCGAGATTAAAAAATTGATTGAAGATGTTCCTGGTGCTGCAGACATCATTATGGAAAAAACAGAAGGTTTACCACAAATGAGTGTGGTTTACAAACGAAATAAAATTGCTCATTACGGATTGGATATGCAAACTCTGAATTCCTATCTGGCAATGGCTTTTGGCGGAGAATCAAGCGGTAGTGTTTTCGAGGGCGAAAAACGTTTCGATTTGGTGGTTCGACTTCAAAAAGAAAGTCGGGTAAAAATCGAAAACATTCAACAATTGATGATTCCTCTGCCAAATGGAAATCAAATTCCAATGAATGAATTGGCCGACATCTCTTTTTCCGAAGGTCCTGCAAAAATATCACGTGAAAACACACATCGAATGATGTCGGTAAGTGTAAATGTCCGCAATCGTGATTTACAATCGGTAGTTAATGACATACGAAGCAGAATTGAAGGAACAATTAAACTGGAGCCGGGAAATTACATTGTTTACGGCGGTCAGTTTGAAAATTTACAAAATGCCGGCAAACGCCTGCTTTTCGCAGTTCCACTTGCCTTGCTGCTGATCTTTATCTTCCTGCACTTCGCTTTTGGATCGTTCAGGGATGCCTTTATGATATTTACTGCAGTACCTCTATCGACTGTTGGTGGTGTTCTTTTTTTATGGATAAGAGGCATGCCTTTTAGCGTATCGGCGGGAATAGGCTTTATTGCGCTTTTTGGTATTGCTGTTTTAAATGGTATTGTGCTGATTGAACATCTAAAAGATTTGCAGGAGAAAGGAATGACCAACATGCGGGAACTGATCCTTACAGGCACAAAAGACCGGCTGCGCCCGGTAATGCTGACAGCGGCAGCCGCAGCAATGGGATTCTTACCAATGGCAATTTCAACAGGTGCCGGAGCAGAAGTACAGCGTCCGTTAGCAACAGTTGTTATCGGAGGTCTCATTACTTCTACCATGCTCACGATGATCGCCTTGCCTTTGCTGTTCGAAATTTTCTACAATGTAATTGGAATCAAATTCAGACCACTTCGGTTTATCCGGTCAAAATCTGCAATCACTGGAATTCTAATTGCCTTTTTATCGCTTTCGGCAGCAGGACAGACAAAAGATCAGAATCTTGAAAATGCAATTCAAATTGCGGTGGACAATAACAAACAGCTGCAAGCTTTTGCTCTTTCAGTAAAACAAAGCGAAGCTTTAAAAGCAACTGCCTTTACTATTGATAAAACATTGTTTTACTATGAATACGATCAAAACAACATTGCTGAAAACGGTCATCCTCTCAAAATTTTTGGCGTAGAACAAACCTTTAGCTTTCCGAGTGTTTACACCTCACAATTAAAGGTGATTAAAAGAAATATATCCATAGCAAAAATCAGCTATGATCGAAAAAAACAGATAACAGCCAAAGAAGTTTCGCAAGCTTATTTCCACATTCTTTATTTAAAAAATAAACAAAATATATTTCTCAGAATAGACTCCTTGTATTCTAATTTCAGAAAAAATGCTGAGCTCAGATTTGAAAAAGGAGATATCAGCCAGATGGATTTATTAAATGCCAAAGCCAAGCAGCAACAAATAGCAATGGACATCCAACAATTGAAACACGATCTGGATATTGCTGATCAAAAATTGAATGCAATTTTGCAGCAGAATAGCACATTTACTGTTCCCATGCAGGATTTGAAAAGAATTCCTCTTGAAAATAATCTTATTGAATCGGGTTCCGATATACAAATAATGAAGCTGCAGGGGGAACAAGAATATGCTCTGCTGGGTTTAGAGAAAAACAAACTTCTTCCTGATATTTCGTTGGGCTACTACCGGGGAAACAATAATTATTCTGCGGCACAAACCTACGAAGGTTTTCAGATTGGTTTGGCAATTCCACTATTTTTCGGTGAACAAAAAGCCCGTATTAAAGCAAATAAAATTGCTATAGACATCAATCAAAACCTGCAAAATGATTTTCTAATCGGCCGTAAATCTAAACAGGAAGAATTACGAATCCAATTAATGAAATATGAGGAATCACTCCAAAACTACGAAGATTCCGGTCAGAAATTAAGCACTGAAATTATTCGGATGGCTGAAAAATCATATCAAATGGGCGAAATGAACTTTTTCCAATTTGTGGCAAGCATCGAAAATGCCTTAAGCCTGACCCTGAACTATCTTGACAATCTTTCTCAATACAATTATCTTGCTCTTGAGGCCAACTATTTAAGCAAATAA
- a CDS encoding efflux RND transporter periplasmic adaptor subunit, with the protein MKKINIITYILLSISFFACRQKTTPINPILDKGEQLIQISQKQFISDKMEIGTVSTQCFEDVVSCNGYITAPPNGIANLSTPISGIVKSIHFTVGDYIKKGQLLCTIESGDLISLQQNFAETAAILSGIKADYERNLALHKAKIGAEKDLISSESNYKAAKAKYESLKLKLQVLQLDPNKIKEGYFYSYLSITAPINGCITKYNLILGQFTEQQKSLIEIVDPNQLQVQISVFEKNIHQLKIGQKLYFKTLSNPNEVFTAHLSAIGNGIDSETKTILCLAEIEKKHQGRLYKGSFVETEIITNQKDSEALPSKAILKSGSDRYVFVLAKSDEENYYLRKEKIKIGSESNGFSEILDPKNLAKVLTIGVYNISVE; encoded by the coding sequence ATGAAAAAAATCAACATCATTACCTATATACTGCTATCCATCAGCTTTTTTGCATGCAGACAAAAAACAACTCCCATTAATCCTATCCTAGATAAAGGGGAACAATTAATTCAAATTTCCCAAAAACAGTTCATCTCAGACAAAATGGAAATTGGTACTGTAAGTACCCAATGTTTTGAAGATGTGGTTTCATGCAACGGATACATTACAGCTCCTCCCAATGGTATCGCTAACCTAAGCACCCCCATTTCCGGAATTGTAAAAAGTATTCATTTTACTGTTGGCGATTACATCAAGAAAGGTCAGTTGCTGTGCACTATTGAATCGGGCGATTTGATATCTCTTCAACAGAATTTTGCTGAAACCGCAGCAATACTTTCAGGTATAAAAGCTGATTACGAGAGAAATCTGGCCTTACACAAGGCAAAAATAGGGGCAGAAAAAGATCTTATTTCCTCTGAGAGTAATTACAAAGCTGCAAAAGCAAAATACGAGAGTTTAAAGTTAAAACTGCAGGTTTTACAGCTCGATCCAAACAAAATAAAAGAAGGTTATTTTTATTCTTATCTCTCCATAACAGCTCCAATAAATGGCTGTATCACCAAATACAATCTAATTCTTGGTCAATTTACCGAACAGCAAAAATCTTTGATCGAAATTGTTGATCCCAATCAATTGCAGGTTCAAATTTCGGTATTTGAAAAAAACATTCATCAGCTAAAAATTGGACAGAAATTGTATTTTAAAACTCTCAGCAATCCAAATGAGGTATTTACGGCCCATTTAAGTGCTATTGGAAACGGAATAGATTCAGAAACAAAAACAATTCTCTGCCTGGCTGAAATTGAGAAAAAACATCAGGGCAGATTATACAAAGGTTCATTCGTCGAGACCGAAATCATTACAAATCAAAAAGATTCAGAAGCACTTCCAAGCAAGGCAATACTTAAATCAGGCTCCGACCGTTACGTTTTTGTCCTGGCTAAAAGTGATGAGGAAAACTATTATCTCCGCAAGGAAAAAATAAAAATTGGAAGCGAATCAAATGGCTTCTCCGAGATTTTAGATCCGAAAAATCTTGCTAAAGTATTAACTATTGGAGTGTACAACATATCGGTTGAATAA
- a CDS encoding NnrU family protein, with translation MKAKSISYFYAMISTQHILLFIFLLLWCFFHSSLISNPFISYIKPKLGKHFRTYRILYNLFSLITFLPLVWYSYSIKSEMIFSWPGNFMLVRVLILLLCFYLFFAGSRSYDLSSFLGFRQIQQKEHHKTMSDDGNISTAGILGVIRHPWYTATFLFIWARNLDSAALIVNATFSIYLIVGCYLEEKKLVLEYGEQYRMYKKNVSILFPWKWLKTKLKR, from the coding sequence ATGAAAGCGAAATCTATTTCCTACTTTTACGCAATGATTTCAACACAACATATTCTGCTTTTTATATTTCTATTGTTATGGTGCTTTTTTCACAGCAGTTTAATTTCGAATCCGTTCATCAGCTATATAAAACCTAAACTTGGCAAACATTTTAGAACTTACCGGATTCTCTACAATCTATTTTCACTAATCACCTTTTTGCCATTGGTTTGGTATTCCTATTCAATAAAAAGCGAGATGATTTTTTCCTGGCCCGGTAATTTTATGCTTGTTCGTGTTTTGATTCTCCTGCTCTGCTTCTACTTGTTTTTTGCCGGTTCCCGTTCATACGATCTATCGTCCTTTTTGGGCTTTCGCCAGATTCAGCAAAAAGAGCATCACAAAACCATGTCTGATGATGGAAATATAAGCACTGCGGGAATTCTTGGTGTAATTCGCCATCCTTGGTATACGGCAACTTTTTTATTTATATGGGCAAGAAATTTAGATAGCGCGGCACTAATTGTAAACGCAACATTCAGCATTTATTTGATTGTCGGTTGCTATCTGGAAGAAAAAAAACTAGTTTTAGAATACGGTGAACAGTACCGGATGTACAAAAAAAATGTATCCATACTATTCCCATGGAAATGGCTGAAAACAAAACTAAAAAGATAA
- a CDS encoding NAD(P)H-dependent oxidoreductase codes for MSRKFLYVSANPKDEKDSYSLKVGRAFIEQYKKLNPNHEVIELDLFKTDVPYLNALVFDGFSKLQNGGSLNDLDQEQMQQIGNLNQLLEQFMEADAYAFVNPMWNFSIPPVLKAYIDVILQAGKTFHYTENGPEGLMKGKKAVHIQASGGVYSNGAGSEMDFSHRYLKTVLGFIGISELKFVPVEGIAMGQDVTEIEKLAKEKAIGLVSEF; via the coding sequence ATGAGCAGAAAATTTTTATATGTCAGCGCAAATCCGAAAGATGAAAAGGATTCATATAGCTTAAAGGTAGGGAGAGCTTTTATTGAGCAATACAAAAAGCTAAATCCTAACCACGAGGTTATAGAACTTGATTTGTTTAAAACAGATGTTCCTTATTTAAATGCTTTGGTTTTTGACGGCTTTTCCAAGTTGCAGAATGGTGGAAGCTTAAACGATTTGGATCAAGAGCAGATGCAGCAGATTGGAAATCTAAATCAACTTTTGGAACAATTTATGGAAGCTGATGCCTATGCCTTTGTTAACCCGATGTGGAATTTCTCTATTCCTCCTGTTCTAAAAGCATATATTGATGTCATATTACAGGCAGGAAAAACATTTCACTATACTGAAAATGGTCCGGAAGGATTGATGAAAGGAAAGAAGGCTGTTCACATTCAAGCATCAGGAGGAGTTTATTCAAATGGGGCGGGAAGTGAAATGGATTTTTCGCATCGTTATTTAAAAACAGTTTTGGGATTTATTGGAATATCAGAATTGAAATTTGTTCCTGTTGAAGGAATTGCAATGGGACAGGATGTTACTGAAATTGAGAAACTGGCAAAAGAAAAAGCGATTGGATTAGTGTCTGAATTCTAA